Proteins co-encoded in one Ziziphus jujuba cultivar Dongzao chromosome 9, ASM3175591v1 genomic window:
- the LOC107433928 gene encoding allene oxide synthase 3: protein MTTFTSNGSHPPNKELPLKLIPGSYGFSFFGPLKDRLDYFYFQGQDDFFHNRMRKFHSTIFRTNMPPGPFISSDSKVVVLLDAVSFPILFDNSKVEKRNVLDGTYMPSTALTGGYRVCAFLDPSEPNHGALKSFFLSFLASKKQIFIPLFRNCLSELFTNLEDQLSRKKEAQFNSLSDNMSLRFMFELLCDEKPPSDTKLSSDGAALFDKWLFIQLAPLTTLGLPKFFSLFEDLLLHTVPLPSFLVKPAYNKLYKAFYTSAASLLDEAERWGINREEACHNLVFIAGFNAYGGMKVLFPTLIKWVGLAGEVLHRQLADEIRTVVKEEGGVTLASLEKMSLTKSVVYEALRIEPPVPFQYGKAKDDLVVQNHDAKFVIKKGEMIFGYQPFATKDPMVFEKPEEFVGHRFVGKGQRLLKYVYWSNGRETESPSWDDKQCPGKDLVVLVSRLMLVELFLRYDTFTVEVGKLPFGSSVTIKSLTKATTTV, encoded by the coding sequence ATGACTACATTTACTTCGAACGGCTCTCACCCACCTAATAAAGAACTCCCACTGAAACTCATCCCCGGTAGCTATGGCTTCTCCTTCTTTGGCCCTTTGAAAGACCGTTTGGACTACTTCTATTTCCAAGGTCAGGATGACTTCTTCCACAACAGAATGCGGAAGTTCCACTCCACCATCTTCCGAACCAACATGCCTCCTGGTCCGTTCATCTCTTCCGACTCTAAGGTCGTCGTCCTCCTTGATGCCGTCAGCTTCCCCATCCTCTTCGACAACTCGAAGGTCGAGAAACGCAACGTCCTCGACGGCACTTACATGCCTTCCACCGCCTTAACCGGCGGCTACAGAGTTTGCGCTTTTCTTGACCCTTCCGAGCCCAACCACGGTGCTCTTAAaagcttctttctctctttcttggcTTCCAAGAAACAAATATTCATCCCTCTCTTCCGGAACTGCTTATCGGAGCTTTTCACCAACCTGGAGGATCAATTATCCCGTAAGAAAGAAGCCCAATTCAACAGCTTAAGCGACAATATGTCGCTCCGGTTCATGTTCGAGCTTCTCTGCGACGAAAAGCCGCCGTCGGATACGAAACTGAGTTCCGACGGAGCAGCCCTTTTCGACAAATGGTTGTTCATCCAACTCGCTCCGTTGACAACCCTAGGATTACCAAAGTTCTTCAGCTTGTTCGAAGATCTTTTGCTTCACACTGTTCCATTACCGTCTTTTTTAGTCAAACCGGCTTATAACAAGCTCTACAAGGCCTTCTACACGTCGGCGGCTTCGCTTTTAGACGAAGCCGAACGTTGGGGGATCAACAGAGAAGAAGCTTGCCATAACTTGGTATTTATTGCAGGTTTCAATGCTTATGGAGGAATGAAGGTTTTGTTTCCCACGTTGATCAAGTGGGTTGGATTAGCAGGAGAGGTTTTACACCGCCAGCTGGCTGATGAAATCAGGACCGTTGTCAAAGAAGAAGGTGGGGTCACTCTCGCTTCTTTGGAAAAGATGAGTTTGACCAAGTCAGTGGTTTATGAGGCACTGAGAATTGAACCTCCTGTCCCCTTCCAGTACGGCAAGGCTAAGGATGATCTGGTGGTGCAAAATCATGATGCTAAATTTGTGATCAAGAAGGGGGAGATGATCTTTGGATATCAGCCGTTCGCTACTAAAGATCCAATGGTGTTTGAGAAGCCTGAGGAGTTTGTGGGCCATAGGTTTGTGGGGAAAGGACAGAGGCTGTTGAAGTACGTTTACTGGTCAAATGGCCGTGAAACGGAAAGTCCTTCTTGGGACGATAAGCAGTGTCCAGGAAAGGATCTGGTGGTGCTTGTATCTAGGTTAATGTTGGTGGAGCTTTTCCTGCGTTATGACACGTTCACTGTTGAGGTTGGGAAATTACCGTTTGGATCCTCTGTGACCATCAAATCGTTGACCAAAGCCACCACCACCGTCTGA